From Candidatus Bathyanammoxibius amoris, the proteins below share one genomic window:
- a CDS encoding PilT/PilU family type 4a pilus ATPase yields MDIEKLLEEMVRRKASDIYITTGVPVTYRIEDDLTVSDKYKEPLGREQIQELAFSLMSDRQKEAFVRERELNSALSYPGLGRFRVNMCYQRSSIGLVIRHVKHRVMSFTELGLPPILGDISMSRRGLVLVVGTAGSGKSTTLAAMVDYRASNASGHIVTVEDPIEFLYTHKRSIVTQREVGTDTHSYGDALRNAFRQAPDVILIGEIRDTETMEAALSFAETGHLCMSTLHANNANQAIERILTFFPAAMHEQVYVLLSLNLRAIVSQRIVPTTTGGSRVAAMEILLDTPRVKDLIHKREVELLKETMAKGNQEGMFTFDQSLFELFKGGQISYETALSHADGMSDLRLRIKTEGLMKESKGTRKSSFKLKTT; encoded by the coding sequence ATGGATATAGAAAAACTTTTGGAAGAAATGGTCCGCAGGAAGGCCTCTGACATCTACATTACCACGGGTGTGCCCGTAACCTACCGCATTGAGGATGACCTGACGGTCTCGGATAAATATAAGGAACCTCTCGGCCGTGAGCAGATACAGGAGCTGGCCTTCTCCCTGATGAGTGACAGGCAGAAAGAGGCGTTTGTGAGGGAACGCGAGCTGAATTCCGCCCTTTCGTATCCCGGCCTCGGCCGTTTCAGGGTGAATATGTGTTATCAGAGAAGTTCCATCGGCCTGGTTATAAGACACGTTAAACATCGCGTGATGAGTTTTACAGAGCTTGGCCTGCCCCCCATACTTGGGGATATATCGATGAGCAGGAGGGGGCTGGTGCTGGTTGTGGGCACTGCGGGCTCCGGTAAATCTACCACACTGGCTGCGATGGTGGACTACAGGGCCTCCAACGCATCCGGGCATATCGTCACGGTAGAGGACCCCATAGAGTTTCTTTATACACACAAGCGTTCAATAGTCACGCAGAGGGAGGTGGGCACAGACACCCACTCATATGGAGATGCCCTGAGGAACGCATTCAGACAGGCGCCGGACGTTATCCTTATCGGTGAGATACGTGACACGGAGACCATGGAGGCGGCACTTTCTTTTGCCGAAACCGGACACCTCTGCATGAGTACGCTGCACGCCAATAATGCCAATCAGGCGATTGAACGTATACTGACCTTCTTTCCCGCGGCCATGCACGAGCAGGTATACGTACTGCTGTCGCTGAACCTCCGGGCAATCGTATCTCAAAGGATCGTCCCTACCACGACCGGCGGCTCCAGGGTGGCCGCCATGGAGATTTTACTCGATACGCCACGGGTCAAGGACCTTATACACAAGAGGGAGGTGGAACTGCTGAAAGAGACGATGGCAAAGGGGAACCAGGAAGGCATGTTTACCTTCGACCAGTCCCTTTTTGAACTGTTTAAGGGGGGACAGATAAGCTATGAGACCGCCCTGTCCCATGCCGACGGCATGAGTGATCTCCGCCTGAGGATTAAGACCGAGGGTCTTATGAAGGAGTCAAAGGGGACGCGGAAGTCTTCCTTCAAACTGAAAACCACATAA
- a CDS encoding DUF3365 domain-containing protein, which translates to MYNNLRLVCFLTAFCIGLALLSDVSAREKDIESQNKRTIELECMYECIADTSATMLLSIRNVIAKNQKLINRDPETGNFYFKGFVPAVAGSRVANDFSLRTGYKLKQTALRVRNPQNKPDEWEKKTLLILEENGMKESFGEMTEMDGREVYRYMKPLYMEKECVVCHSTYEAMPPEVRAYMESNYGSDNAMGYKLGDLRGGISVVVPVMDMPCP; encoded by the coding sequence ATGTATAATAATCTTCGTCTGGTTTGTTTCTTGACGGCATTTTGTATTGGCCTGGCGTTGTTATCAGACGTCAGCGCACGCGAAAAAGACATTGAGTCCCAAAACAAACGTACGATAGAGTTGGAGTGTATGTATGAATGTATTGCCGACACGAGTGCCACCATGCTTCTCTCCATCCGTAACGTTATTGCGAAAAACCAGAAGCTCATAAACCGGGACCCCGAGACGGGAAACTTCTATTTCAAGGGTTTTGTGCCGGCGGTTGCCGGCAGCCGTGTAGCCAACGACTTCAGCCTCAGGACGGGTTACAAGTTGAAGCAGACGGCCCTCAGGGTCAGGAACCCCCAGAACAAACCTGACGAGTGGGAAAAAAAGACACTGTTGATACTCGAAGAGAACGGAATGAAAGAGAGTTTCGGAGAAATGACCGAGATGGACGGTAGAGAGGTTTATCGTTACATGAAGCCGTTATATATGGAAAAGGAATGTGTGGTCTGCCATTCCACGTACGAGGCCATGCCCCCGGAGGTCAGGGCATACATGGAGAGCAATTACGGCAGTGACAACGCGATGGGGTATAAGCTGGGCGACCTGCGCGGAGGTATAAGTGTTGTAGTACCGGTAATGGATATGCCTTGTCCTTGA
- a CDS encoding type II secretion system protein GspG: protein MINWVLVRVAELRSSRGLTLMEIAIVVAIVAVLAATVMPIALDKVNTARKVSARAEVKSIATAIVTLYNDTTEFPTRKGADMDKIEVLRTGSDSTLDPNFVSEISALWELSEADKLSNHLLVDNPGGVADAYEDNNGAWRGPYIGEVGTDPWGRNYLVIAKGFYDSGTSEAPIYAWVLSAGPNETIETDKDSETLNSDPTTGLTSNGDDIGYLMLSGGI, encoded by the coding sequence ATGATTAACTGGGTGCTAGTTAGGGTGGCCGAATTGAGGTCCTCACGGGGTCTCACACTCATGGAAATTGCGATAGTGGTAGCAATTGTGGCGGTACTCGCGGCTACCGTTATGCCTATTGCCCTGGACAAGGTTAATACCGCGAGAAAGGTTTCCGCCAGAGCCGAGGTTAAGAGTATCGCTACGGCCATAGTTACCCTTTATAACGACACGACAGAGTTCCCCACCAGGAAAGGCGCGGATATGGACAAGATAGAGGTGTTGAGAACCGGGAGTGACAGCACTCTCGACCCGAACTTCGTTTCGGAAATAAGCGCTCTGTGGGAACTTTCGGAGGCGGATAAGTTAAGCAACCATCTCCTGGTAGACAATCCCGGCGGTGTTGCCGATGCTTATGAGGACAACAACGGTGCTTGGAGAGGGCCGTATATAGGCGAGGTGGGTACGGACCCCTGGGGAAGGAACTATCTGGTGATAGCCAAGGGGTTCTACGATTCGGGCACAAGCGAGGCCCCTATCTATGCCTGGGTGCTCTCCGCCGGACCTAACGAGACCATAGAGACCGATAAAGACTCGGAGACATTGAACTCCGACCCCACAACCGGCCTGACGTCAAACGGTGACGATATAGGATATCTGATGCTGTCCGGCGGCATATGA
- a CDS encoding prepilin-type N-terminal cleavage/methylation domain-containing protein, with translation MTKNLRSTGGFTLIEIVIVLAIIAVLAGILAPTLTRYVGDSRNRKAQADVQHIATALAALNADTAEWPISLVSNASPQLETIDILVGAGDTADDGTATGWEAKVTGAPDDLSDHVFTNGASYDSTGSRRWRGPYLERIDEDPWGSAYLVNVEFLQKANVNGTQPVFVLSPGPNKVVDTDFEQTGTGGTITVGGDDIVFRIK, from the coding sequence ATGACTAAGAACCTTAGAAGTACGGGTGGTTTCACACTGATTGAAATCGTCATCGTGCTGGCCATAATCGCCGTGCTGGCCGGTATACTGGCACCGACCCTGACCCGGTACGTGGGCGATTCCAGGAACAGGAAGGCCCAGGCGGATGTGCAGCATATCGCAACGGCACTAGCCGCTTTGAACGCTGACACCGCAGAGTGGCCTATTTCGTTGGTTTCAAACGCTTCGCCTCAATTGGAAACTATTGACATACTGGTAGGAGCCGGAGACACCGCTGATGACGGTACTGCGACAGGCTGGGAGGCCAAGGTCACTGGGGCGCCGGATGACCTTTCCGACCACGTTTTCACGAATGGTGCGAGCTATGACTCCACCGGCAGTCGTCGCTGGAGAGGTCCATATCTGGAAAGGATCGATGAAGACCCCTGGGGCAGCGCGTATCTTGTTAACGTAGAGTTCCTGCAGAAAGCCAACGTCAACGGCACACAGCCCGTGTTTGTGCTCTCTCCGGGTCCCAACAAGGTCGTTGATACCGACTTTGAACAGACCGGGACCGGGGGGACTATAACCGTGGGCGGAGACGACATCGTCTTCCGCATCAAGTAA
- a CDS encoding prepilin-type N-terminal cleavage/methylation domain-containing protein — protein MKLLRRAKKLFSGLKDRKGFTLPEVAAVVAITATLAAVVVPVAIDQIESARVAKAKQDVDGISAAISLFHKDTGTWPTRTGETSPTGVEVLRSGSVDANFNLFATTGLGGNVQDPDAGDAGATWGGSTTEVQALVNHLTIDNPGGTTATPNGFYIAADVNWAGPYMAQVFNDPWGRNYLIYANAFTNRTTGTGVGLVFNYVWIISGGPNETLETGVNSPILNNEPAPSSLGLSSTSDDIGIMMFQKRASISGVSD, from the coding sequence ATGAAGCTATTAAGGAGGGCAAAGAAGCTCTTCTCGGGGCTGAAAGATAGAAAAGGGTTTACACTGCCTGAGGTGGCGGCTGTGGTAGCCATTACGGCCACACTGGCGGCAGTCGTAGTACCCGTCGCGATAGACCAGATCGAGTCCGCACGCGTGGCAAAGGCAAAACAGGACGTTGACGGTATAAGCGCCGCCATATCCCTGTTCCACAAGGATACCGGCACATGGCCCACCAGGACAGGTGAGACCTCTCCAACCGGCGTAGAGGTACTGAGGAGCGGTTCGGTAGACGCAAACTTTAATCTTTTCGCCACAACAGGACTTGGCGGCAACGTGCAAGACCCTGATGCGGGCGATGCGGGTGCAACTTGGGGAGGCAGCACCACCGAGGTGCAGGCATTGGTGAACCACCTCACAATCGACAATCCCGGCGGCACTACCGCCACTCCTAACGGCTTCTACATAGCCGCCGATGTGAACTGGGCGGGGCCGTACATGGCCCAGGTGTTCAACGACCCGTGGGGCAGGAACTATCTGATATATGCTAATGCCTTTACGAATCGTACAACCGGCACGGGGGTGGGCCTTGTATTCAACTACGTGTGGATAATCAGCGGCGGGCCGAACGAGACGCTGGAGACGGGCGTGAACTCGCCCATCCTGAACAACGAGCCCGCTCCTAGTAGCCTGGGGTTGTCCTCCACGTCCGATGACATCGGGATAATGATGTTCCAGAAAAGGGCGTCCATCAGCGGCGTATCTGATTAA
- a CDS encoding prepilin-type N-terminal cleavage/methylation domain-containing protein translates to MNSRRKNGFTLLEIVIVLAIVGIMAGILVPTVRTYLGSAKTRRAEQDTKALGEALLAFNKDTARFPIYANGTLTSPSDTVFDVLITSDGDTPSGWSFSTSDTFENQLNENKPSGTGGGNAYSESGEFAWRGPYMGPIRQDPWGNQYVCNANKLLPNASNAVWVLSAGPNETIETTFSQGRDAPTVDGDDIAYRIK, encoded by the coding sequence GTGAACAGCAGGCGTAAAAACGGTTTTACACTCTTAGAGATTGTAATAGTACTTGCCATTGTGGGGATAATGGCGGGTATACTTGTCCCGACGGTAAGAACCTACCTAGGGTCGGCGAAGACCCGGAGGGCGGAGCAGGACACGAAGGCCCTCGGTGAGGCGTTGTTGGCCTTTAACAAGGACACGGCACGCTTTCCTATATACGCAAACGGGACTTTGACCAGCCCGAGTGATACCGTATTTGACGTTCTAATCACCTCGGATGGGGATACACCTAGTGGCTGGTCCTTTAGCACATCCGACACATTTGAAAACCAGCTAAACGAGAACAAGCCGAGTGGCACTGGTGGTGGGAACGCATATTCCGAGAGCGGGGAATTTGCCTGGCGGGGGCCTTATATGGGCCCTATCCGGCAGGACCCCTGGGGAAACCAATACGTGTGCAACGCGAACAAGCTCCTGCCCAACGCCAGTAACGCGGTCTGGGTACTATCCGCCGGACCCAACGAGACAATCGAAACAACGTTTTCGCAGGGGAGGGATGCGCCGACAGTCGACGGCGACGACATCGCCTACCGTATAAAATAA
- a CDS encoding type IV pilus twitching motility protein PilT yields MERKKAVVDISELLRFAKEEGASDLHLSAGEPAMLRVNGEIRKIDSPPLKREDIHDLLYDIFNDRQKMMFEEDHEIDFSLDFKGIARFRVNAYLQNRGEAIAFRPIPNKVPTLKELGLPGILAEMVKKPKGLILVTGPTGSGKSTTLAAMIEMINQSQRLHIITIEDPIEFTYEPKKCLINQRELGTHTKSFARALRAALREDPDVILVGELRDLETIGLAMTAAETGHLVLGTLHTSGASKTVNRIIDAFPGDQQSQIRSMFSGAISAIMSQVLLRRKDGKGRVAAVEVLLGSPAIRHQIRDGKVAMIPATMQTSKQMGMQTMDAALIDLYNAGLVGMDVILPHLSSPEAMANQQGKALGNQPEKA; encoded by the coding sequence TTGGAACGCAAGAAGGCGGTGGTGGATATTAGCGAGCTTCTCCGTTTCGCCAAAGAGGAGGGGGCTTCAGACCTGCATCTCAGCGCGGGTGAGCCGGCGATGTTGCGTGTTAACGGCGAGATAAGGAAGATTGATTCACCCCCGTTGAAGAGAGAGGATATCCATGACCTCCTTTACGACATATTCAACGATAGACAGAAGATGATGTTCGAGGAGGACCATGAGATAGACTTCTCGCTGGATTTCAAGGGTATAGCGCGTTTCAGGGTGAACGCCTATCTCCAGAACCGCGGTGAGGCGATTGCGTTCAGGCCCATACCGAATAAGGTCCCGACTTTGAAGGAACTTGGGCTTCCCGGCATCCTCGCTGAAATGGTAAAGAAGCCCAAGGGGCTTATTCTGGTCACAGGGCCTACGGGGTCCGGCAAATCTACCACTCTGGCGGCCATGATAGAGATGATAAACCAGAGCCAGAGGCTTCATATTATAACTATTGAGGACCCCATAGAGTTTACCTACGAGCCAAAGAAGTGTCTGATAAATCAGCGTGAGCTTGGCACACACACAAAGAGCTTTGCCCGGGCTCTGAGGGCGGCATTGAGGGAAGACCCCGATGTTATTCTGGTGGGTGAACTGCGGGACCTTGAGACCATCGGCCTCGCCATGACAGCCGCAGAAACAGGCCATCTCGTGCTCGGTACACTCCATACCTCGGGTGCGTCAAAGACCGTTAACAGGATAATAGACGCCTTCCCCGGAGACCAGCAGTCACAGATACGCAGCATGTTCTCAGGGGCGATATCTGCTATTATGTCTCAGGTGCTGCTAAGACGTAAGGACGGCAAGGGCAGGGTGGCCGCCGTAGAGGTGCTGCTGGGCTCGCCGGCCATCCGGCACCAGATTAGAGACGGAAAGGTGGCGATGATACCGGCTACCATGCAGACGAGTAAACAGATGGGTATGCAGACGATGGATGCGGCGCTTATTGACCTGTATAACGCCGGGTTGGTGGGTATGGACGTCATATTGCCCCACCTGAGCAGCCCTGAGGCGATGGCCAATCAGCAGGGAAAGGCGTTGGGTAATCAGCCGGAAAAGGCTTAG
- a CDS encoding TolC family protein encodes MIKKTLLCLCLSAFLLLGPAARAEEKGANPPEKGAVEFSTSIGFLNLSLTDCILIGLKNNLDMEIARIDPLIEDKDISVQKAPFDPVFEAEGGFRNPNDPINSDFITGVAPSELHRKIQTLDVSLSMLTPIGATFNVDYFLDKTLRSTSRGVALNPAVDTFVEVSFTQPLLKKFGIFYTRSKIYMARNDKKISLYAFKRIAINVANEIQKAYWDLVRTIEDLKVAHQALTRAQEFLRSDKLKVDAGILAPLDLMVDQEEVAFREEEIILAERDVQDMEDELKYLLNFFSPGGAPWLAEISVIPVDKPVFDVRDVSLEESINVAFENRPELFEQKLTLDNTEIERRRKRNELLPQLDLEGGLRYSGLARHLDRSQKSLLTGDFQEEYARIIFKIPIGLRKGRAEYAKAKYEKRKAQLELSKQERKIIVDVREVVRRLRTSRKLVGNTRKTLKYARRRLEAEEKKYAVGRTTNIEVLRAQNSLAAQEARAIRALTEHHKSQGELEAAKGTILERFNIVLEGTGLGQ; translated from the coding sequence ATGATAAAAAAGACCTTATTATGCCTCTGCCTGTCGGCGTTCCTGTTGCTTGGGCCGGCCGCGCGGGCAGAAGAAAAAGGGGCTAATCCTCCGGAAAAGGGTGCCGTGGAGTTTAGCACGAGTATTGGTTTTCTAAACCTCTCCTTGACGGACTGCATACTTATCGGTCTCAAGAACAATCTGGACATGGAGATTGCCAGAATAGACCCGCTTATCGAAGACAAAGACATATCCGTCCAGAAGGCCCCCTTTGACCCGGTCTTTGAGGCGGAAGGCGGGTTTCGAAACCCCAACGACCCCATCAACTCTGACTTTATCACGGGTGTTGCGCCCAGTGAGCTGCACCGGAAAATCCAGACGCTCGACGTCTCGCTCAGCATGCTGACCCCCATAGGTGCGACCTTCAACGTAGACTACTTTCTTGACAAGACATTGCGAAGCACGAGTAGAGGTGTGGCGCTCAATCCGGCCGTTGACACCTTTGTTGAGGTGAGTTTCACGCAGCCCCTGCTGAAGAAGTTCGGCATATTCTACACCAGAAGCAAGATTTACATGGCCCGGAACGACAAAAAGATATCTCTTTACGCCTTTAAAAGGATCGCCATAAACGTAGCAAACGAGATCCAGAAGGCGTACTGGGACCTTGTGAGGACTATCGAGGACCTGAAGGTCGCGCACCAGGCCCTGACCAGGGCCCAGGAATTCCTGAGGAGCGATAAGCTCAAGGTGGATGCGGGAATCCTTGCGCCACTGGATTTAATGGTAGACCAGGAAGAGGTTGCTTTTAGAGAGGAAGAAATAATCCTCGCCGAAAGAGATGTGCAGGACATGGAGGACGAACTGAAGTATCTCCTTAATTTCTTCAGTCCGGGCGGCGCCCCGTGGCTTGCCGAGATATCGGTTATCCCCGTAGACAAACCCGTGTTTGACGTGAGGGACGTAAGCCTGGAGGAATCCATAAACGTGGCCTTTGAAAACAGGCCGGAACTGTTTGAACAAAAACTCACGCTGGATAACACAGAGATAGAGAGAAGAAGGAAGAGGAACGAACTCCTCCCCCAGTTGGATTTGGAAGGCGGTCTGAGATACAGCGGGCTGGCTAGACACCTCGACAGGTCCCAGAAATCACTGCTTACAGGGGACTTTCAGGAGGAATACGCGAGAATCATCTTCAAGATACCCATAGGCCTCAGGAAGGGACGTGCCGAGTACGCAAAGGCAAAGTATGAAAAGAGGAAGGCCCAGCTGGAACTTTCAAAACAGGAGCGCAAGATAATTGTTGATGTGAGAGAGGTCGTGAGGCGCTTGCGCACGAGCCGGAAGCTTGTAGGGAACACGAGGAAGACCCTGAAATATGCCAGACGCAGGCTGGAAGCGGAGGAGAAGAAATACGCCGTCGGGAGGACCACAAACATCGAGGTCTTGAGGGCGCAAAATTCCCTGGCCGCACAGGAAGCAAGGGCGATTAGGGCCCTGACAGAGCACCATAAGTCGCAGGGAGAGCTTGAGGCCGCCAAGGGAACCATCCTTGAGCGGTTCAATATTGTTCTGGAGGGCACGGGTCTCGGTCAATGA
- a CDS encoding prepilin-type N-terminal cleavage/methylation domain-containing protein yields MTKNLRSASGFTLIEIVIVLAIIAVLAGILAPTLTRYVGDSRNRKAQADTQHIATALAALNADTLDWPISTDLSASPPTENVDMLAGSGDAAVDGTGTGWTIKKVALLQDDLSDHIFTNGAVYDSTGRRRWRGPYLEKIDEDPWGSAYLVNVEFLQKGNVNGTKPVFVLSAGPNKVIDTNFDQAGPTITVGLDDIIFRIK; encoded by the coding sequence ATGACAAAAAACCTTAGAAGTGCGAGCGGTTTTACACTGATTGAAATCGTCATCGTGCTGGCCATAATCGCCGTGCTGGCCGGTATACTGGCCCCGACCCTGACCCGGTACGTGGGTGATTCCAGGAACAGGAAGGCCCAGGCGGACACGCAGCACATCGCAACGGCATTAGCCGCTTTGAACGCTGACACCTTAGACTGGCCTATTTCGACGGATTTAAGCGCTTCGCCTCCAACTGAAAATGTTGACATGCTGGCAGGATCTGGAGACGCCGCTGTTGACGGTACTGGGACAGGCTGGACGATAAAAAAAGTCGCTTTGCTCCAGGATGACCTTTCCGACCACATTTTCACGAATGGTGCGGTCTATGACTCCACCGGCAGACGTCGCTGGAGAGGTCCATATCTGGAAAAGATCGATGAAGACCCCTGGGGCAGCGCGTATCTTGTTAACGTAGAGTTCCTGCAGAAAGGCAACGTCAACGGCACAAAGCCCGTGTTTGTGCTCTCTGCAGGTCCCAACAAGGTCATTGATACCAACTTTGACCAGGCCGGACCTACTATCACGGTGGGCTTAGACGACATCATTTTCCGTATCAAGTAA
- the dapA gene encoding 4-hydroxy-tetrahydrodipicolinate synthase produces MFAGSIVALVTPFKDGEVDLKKLEELIEFHVREGTSAISPCGTTGESPTLSHEEHEKVISEVVRMVRGRVPVIAGTGSNNTREALRLTRYARKAGADGALVITPYYNKPTQEGLYRHFKTLAEEADIPIVLYNVPSRTGVSTSPETVARLAELKNIVAIKEASGSLDQISAILRLCDITVLSGEDSLILPILSIGGKGVVSVVANIVPGDTRAVIDSFFKGDLETARKAHDRLYPLTKAMFIETNPIPVKTAMRVLGRLNGEMRLPLCDMAGAHEQQLTEALKDYGLL; encoded by the coding sequence ATGTTTGCCGGTTCGATAGTGGCGCTGGTTACACCTTTTAAGGACGGTGAAGTAGACCTCAAAAAGCTGGAGGAACTAATAGAGTTCCACGTACGCGAGGGCACCAGTGCCATCTCTCCGTGTGGTACGACGGGGGAATCTCCCACCCTCTCGCATGAGGAGCACGAAAAGGTGATATCTGAAGTAGTCCGGATGGTCCGGGGCCGCGTGCCCGTAATAGCCGGCACAGGCTCTAACAATACCCGCGAGGCCTTGAGGCTGACCAGGTACGCGCGCAAGGCCGGCGCTGACGGCGCACTCGTCATTACACCGTATTATAACAAACCGACGCAGGAGGGACTTTACAGACATTTTAAGACCCTGGCTGAAGAGGCGGATATACCCATCGTTCTTTATAACGTGCCATCGAGAACCGGGGTGTCTACCTCCCCCGAAACCGTTGCAAGGCTCGCCGAGCTGAAGAACATTGTGGCAATAAAAGAGGCCAGCGGCAGTCTTGACCAGATTAGCGCAATCCTGAGGCTGTGCGACATAACCGTACTTTCGGGAGAGGATTCCTTAATCCTTCCCATCCTTTCAATAGGCGGAAAAGGCGTGGTTTCCGTAGTAGCCAACATTGTGCCCGGGGATACGCGCGCCGTGATAGACAGCTTCTTTAAGGGAGACCTGGAGACGGCCAGAAAGGCACACGACAGGCTCTACCCGCTGACAAAGGCCATGTTCATAGAGACAAACCCTATTCCCGTAAAGACGGCCATGAGGGTACTGGGCAGGCTGAACGGGGAGATGAGGCTGCCCCTTTGCGATATGGCCGGGGCCCATGAGCAGCAGTTGACGGAGGCCCTCAAGGACTACGGTCTTCTATAG
- the folE gene encoding GTP cyclohydrolase I FolE yields MDHEKIIKAVHLFLEAIGEDPDRPGLRGTPERVADMCKEIFGGIGVDAGKEIKVLKATGHDEVVLLKDLPFYSVCEHHILPFVGMAHVAYIPKAGRITGISKLARVVELHANKLQVQERLTTDIADSIMDALEPRGVLVVIQAEHLCMTMRGVKKPGSKVQTSVVRGIFRENPATRAEAMSLILAVR; encoded by the coding sequence ATGGACCACGAAAAAATAATAAAAGCCGTACACCTTTTCCTGGAAGCCATCGGGGAGGACCCGGACCGCCCCGGCCTGCGCGGCACACCGGAAAGGGTTGCGGACATGTGTAAGGAGATTTTTGGCGGGATAGGGGTGGATGCAGGTAAGGAGATAAAGGTCTTGAAGGCCACAGGTCACGACGAGGTAGTCCTGCTAAAAGACCTGCCCTTCTATTCCGTTTGTGAGCACCATATCCTGCCGTTTGTGGGTATGGCCCATGTGGCCTATATCCCCAAGGCAGGCCGTATAACGGGAATAAGCAAGCTTGCCCGCGTGGTAGAACTACACGCGAATAAGTTACAGGTCCAGGAGCGGCTTACAACTGACATCGCAGACAGCATTATGGACGCACTCGAGCCCAGGGGGGTGCTCGTGGTAATCCAGGCCGAGCACCTGTGTATGACCATGCGGGGAGTGAAGAAACCCGGTTCGAAGGTTCAGACTTCCGTGGTGAGGGGTATTTTCAGGGAAAACCCTGCGACCAGGGCTGAGGCCATGTCCCTTATACTGGCCGTCAGATAG